From the genome of Blautia pseudococcoides, one region includes:
- a CDS encoding CBS domain-containing protein: MNILFFLTPKSDVAYIYDTYSLRQVLEKMEYHRYSCIPIIGENGKYVGTITEGDLLWGLKNRGDLNLKAAEEIPITAFKRRANYTPVRVDSDMEDLLDKAMRQNFVPVIDDQKNFIGIVTRRDIMQYICSEHQNKNKKECRTYVQHASV; the protein is encoded by the coding sequence ATGAATATTTTATTTTTTCTCACTCCGAAGAGTGATGTGGCCTATATTTATGACACCTACAGTTTAAGGCAGGTCTTGGAAAAGATGGAATATCACCGGTATTCGTGCATTCCGATTATCGGGGAGAATGGTAAATATGTGGGGACAATTACAGAAGGGGATTTACTCTGGGGACTGAAGAACCGCGGCGACCTGAATCTGAAAGCTGCGGAGGAGATTCCCATCACAGCGTTCAAGCGCCGGGCCAACTATACACCGGTTCGTGTGGATTCCGATATGGAAGACTTGCTGGACAAGGCCATGCGGCAGAATTTCGTACCGGTTATTGATGACCAGAAGAATTTTATAGGCATTGTCACAAGAAGAGACATCATGCAGTATATCTGTTCTGAGCATCAGAATAAAAATAAAAAAGAATGCAGAACCTATGTACAGCATGCATCTGTATGA
- the uvrA gene encoding excinuclease ABC subunit UvrA, with product MAVRTHDNQFIKIRGANENNLKNLDVDIPRNELVVLTGLSGSGKSSLAFDTIYAEGQRRYMESLSSYARQFLGQMEKPDVESIEGLSPAISIDQKSTNRNPRSTVGTVTEIYDYFRLLYARIGIPHCPKCGKEIKKQTVDQMVDQIMSLPERTKLQLLAPVVRGRKGTHAKLLEQAKRSGYVRVQIDGNLYELSEEIKLDKNIKHNIEIVVDRLVVKEGIEKRLTDSIENVLNLADGLLIVDTMDGNQMNFSQSFSCPDCGISIDEIEPRIFSFNNPFGACPACFGLGYKMEFDVDLMIPDQSLSIAQGAIVVLGWQSCTDKGSFTRAILDALAEAYHFELDTPFQDYPDKIKDVIINGTHGKEIKVHYKGQRGEGIYDVAFEGLVKNVERRYRETGSESSKQEYESFMRITPCPTCKGQRLKKEALAVTVGDKNIHEVTSMSIRKLQVFLHELQLTPTQQMIGEQVLKEIRARVGFLMNVGLEYLTLSRATGTLSGGEAQRIRLATQIGSGLVGVAYILDEPSIGLHQRDNDKLLATLKHLRDLGNTLIVVEHDEDTMREADCIVDIGPGAGEHGGRLVAIGTAEDLMKNKDSITGQYLSGAMKIPVPKERRKPTGFLTIRGASENNLKNIDVKIPLGIMTCITGVSGSGKSSLINEILYKSLARKLNRARVIPGKHKGIDGVEQLDKVIDIDQSPIGRTPRSNPATYTGVFDQIRDLFATTADAKARGYKKGRFSFNVKGGRCEACSGDGILKIEMHFLPDVYVPCEVCQGKRYNRETLEVKYKGKSIYDVLNMTVEEALAFFEHLPSIKRKIQTLYDVGLSYIRLGQPSTELSGGEAQRIKLATELSKRSTGKTIYILDEPTTGLHFADVHKLIEILRRLAEGGNTVVVIEHNLDVIKTADHIIDIGPEGGDKGGTVIATGTPEDVAANPVSYTGRYVSKYLN from the coding sequence ATGGCAGTAAGAACACATGACAACCAATTTATCAAAATACGCGGAGCAAACGAGAACAATCTGAAAAATCTGGATGTGGACATCCCCCGCAATGAGCTGGTGGTTTTAACCGGGCTGAGCGGTTCAGGAAAAAGTTCCCTTGCATTCGACACCATATATGCGGAAGGACAGAGAAGATATATGGAATCCCTGTCATCCTACGCAAGGCAGTTCCTGGGACAGATGGAGAAACCGGACGTGGAAAGTATTGAAGGCCTTTCCCCGGCTATCTCCATTGACCAGAAATCCACCAACCGGAACCCACGTTCCACAGTTGGCACCGTTACTGAGATATACGATTATTTCCGTCTTCTCTATGCAAGGATCGGTATCCCCCACTGTCCGAAATGCGGAAAAGAGATTAAAAAGCAGACCGTTGACCAGATGGTTGACCAGATCATGAGCCTGCCTGAGCGGACAAAGCTCCAGCTTCTGGCGCCTGTGGTCAGGGGACGGAAGGGCACCCATGCAAAGCTTTTAGAGCAGGCCAAGCGCAGCGGTTATGTGCGGGTGCAGATTGACGGCAATCTCTATGAACTCAGTGAAGAGATAAAACTGGACAAGAATATTAAGCATAATATTGAAATTGTGGTGGACCGTCTTGTGGTAAAAGAGGGAATTGAAAAACGTCTCACAGATTCCATCGAAAATGTTTTGAATCTGGCTGACGGCCTTCTCATTGTGGATACCATGGATGGAAACCAGATGAACTTCAGTCAGAGTTTTTCATGCCCGGACTGCGGTATCAGTATTGATGAGATTGAGCCGAGGATCTTTTCTTTTAACAATCCTTTCGGCGCTTGCCCTGCCTGTTTTGGGCTGGGGTATAAGATGGAGTTTGATGTGGATCTGATGATACCGGACCAGAGCCTCAGTATTGCTCAGGGGGCTATTGTGGTCCTCGGCTGGCAGTCCTGTACAGATAAAGGCAGCTTTACAAGAGCGATCCTGGATGCTCTGGCAGAGGCGTATCATTTTGAACTGGATACACCGTTCCAGGATTATCCTGACAAGATCAAGGACGTGATCATCAACGGAACACACGGCAAAGAGATCAAGGTCCACTACAAAGGCCAGCGCGGTGAAGGCATTTACGACGTGGCATTTGAAGGGCTTGTAAAAAATGTGGAGCGCCGCTACAGGGAGACCGGTTCAGAGTCCAGCAAACAGGAATATGAGTCCTTTATGCGTATTACTCCCTGCCCCACCTGTAAGGGACAGCGTCTGAAAAAAGAAGCTCTGGCAGTCACTGTGGGAGATAAAAACATACATGAGGTTACCTCCATGTCTATCCGTAAGCTGCAGGTATTTTTGCATGAACTGCAGCTCACTCCCACCCAGCAGATGATCGGTGAACAGGTATTAAAAGAAATCCGTGCCAGGGTGGGATTCCTGATGAATGTGGGACTGGAATATCTGACACTATCCCGTGCAACAGGTACCCTGTCCGGCGGGGAGGCACAGAGGATCCGTCTGGCAACCCAGATCGGCTCAGGTCTTGTGGGGGTTGCCTACATTCTGGATGAGCCGAGTATCGGCCTGCACCAGCGGGACAACGATAAACTGCTTGCCACATTAAAACACCTTAGAGATCTAGGCAACACCCTGATCGTCGTGGAGCACGACGAGGACACCATGCGGGAAGCAGATTGTATTGTGGATATCGGTCCCGGTGCAGGGGAGCACGGCGGCCGGTTAGTGGCAATCGGTACTGCGGAAGATTTGATGAAAAATAAAGATTCCATTACCGGACAGTATTTAAGCGGCGCCATGAAAATCCCTGTACCAAAGGAGAGAAGAAAACCCACAGGTTTTCTCACCATCCGGGGAGCTTCGGAAAACAATCTGAAAAACATTGATGTGAAAATACCACTGGGAATTATGACCTGTATTACCGGTGTTTCCGGTTCAGGCAAGAGTTCCCTGATCAATGAGATCCTATACAAAAGCCTGGCAAGAAAGCTGAACCGGGCCAGAGTGATTCCCGGAAAACATAAAGGGATCGACGGTGTGGAGCAGCTTGACAAAGTCATTGACATTGACCAGTCTCCCATTGGAAGGACACCCCGCTCCAATCCGGCCACCTACACGGGAGTCTTTGACCAGATCCGTGACCTCTTTGCAACCACTGCGGACGCAAAGGCCAGGGGGTACAAAAAAGGAAGATTCAGCTTCAATGTAAAAGGCGGAAGATGTGAGGCTTGCAGCGGTGACGGTATTTTGAAGATAGAGATGCACTTTCTTCCCGATGTGTACGTTCCCTGTGAGGTCTGCCAGGGAAAACGATATAACAGAGAGACTCTGGAAGTGAAATATAAAGGAAAGAGTATATACGATGTGCTGAATATGACTGTGGAGGAGGCACTGGCCTTTTTTGAACACCTTCCTTCCATCAAGAGAAAGATCCAGACCCTTTACGATGTGGGCCTTTCCTATATCCGTCTGGGTCAGCCGTCTACGGAATTGTCAGGCGGTGAGGCACAGAGGATCAAGCTGGCAACAGAACTGAGTAAGAGAAGTACGGGAAAGACCATCTATATTCTGGATGAGCCTACCACAGGCCTGCATTTTGCGGATGTGCATAAGCTCATTGAGATTCTCCGCCGTCTGGCAGAGGGAGGAAACACAGTGGTTGTCATTGAACATAACCTGGATGTGATAAAAACTGCGGATCATATCATAGATATCGGCCCGGAAGGCGGCGATAAAGGGGGAACCGTGATAGCTACCGGTACACCGGAGGATGTGGCGGCGAATCCTGTCTCCTACACAGGTCGTTACGTGTCAAAATATTTGAATTGA
- the mreB gene encoding rod shape-determining protein: MAATDIGIDLGTASILVYAKGKGIVLKEPSVVAYDKDNNKIRAVGEEARQMIGRTPGNIVAVRPLRQGVISDYEVTEKMLKYFISKAMGKKAFRKPRISICVPSGVTEVEKKAVEEATYQAGAREVNIIEEPIAAAIGAGIDITRPFGNMIVDIGGGTTDVAVISLGGTVVSTSIKVAGDNFDEAIMRYVRKKHNLMIGERSAEDAKIQIGTVYPHPQPKTMDVKGRDTITGLPKSVTLTSEEIREALKDATVQIMETIHGILEKTPPELAADVANRGIVLTGGGALLGGLETLIEEETGINTVVAEEPAMAVAIGTGQYMELMSRINGK, translated from the coding sequence ATGGCAGCGACAGATATTGGAATCGACTTGGGAACGGCCAGTATACTGGTTTACGCAAAAGGAAAAGGCATTGTACTGAAAGAACCATCCGTAGTTGCATACGATAAAGATAATAATAAAATAAGAGCGGTAGGAGAAGAGGCAAGACAGATGATTGGCAGGACCCCCGGCAACATTGTGGCAGTCCGCCCCCTGCGCCAGGGTGTCATCTCAGATTATGAGGTGACAGAGAAAATGTTGAAATACTTCATCTCAAAAGCTATGGGAAAGAAAGCTTTCCGAAAACCCCGCATCAGCATCTGCGTACCCAGCGGTGTGACAGAGGTAGAAAAGAAAGCAGTGGAGGAAGCCACTTACCAGGCAGGAGCCAGAGAGGTAAATATCATCGAGGAACCCATAGCGGCAGCTATTGGGGCGGGTATTGATATCACAAGACCTTTTGGCAACATGATCGTGGATATCGGCGGAGGCACCACAGATGTGGCAGTGATTTCTCTTGGAGGAACCGTTGTCTCCACTTCCATCAAAGTGGCAGGTGACAATTTTGACGAGGCGATCATGCGTTATGTGAGAAAAAAACATAATCTGATGATCGGTGAACGTTCTGCGGAGGATGCAAAGATCCAGATAGGAACCGTCTATCCTCATCCCCAGCCAAAAACCATGGATGTGAAAGGGCGGGATACGATCACAGGGCTTCCCAAAAGCGTTACTCTGACCTCAGAGGAAATCAGGGAAGCCTTAAAAGATGCGACTGTACAGATTATGGAGACCATACACGGAATTCTGGAGAAAACGCCTCCGGAACTGGCGGCTGATGTTGCTAACAGAGGCATTGTTCTCACTGGCGGCGGTGCGCTTTTAGGCGGCCTGGAGACACTCATCGAGGAGGAGACAGGTATCAACACCGTGGTTGCTGAGGAGCCGGCCATGGCTGTGGCCATCGGCACAGGCCAGTACATGGAGCTTATGAGCAGAATAAACGGTAAATAA
- the recD2 gene encoding SF1B family DNA helicase RecD2: MEETIEGYVDHIIFRNEDNGYTVMVVIAEEEELTCVGSFQYLSEGETIKAYGHYTEHPSYGRQFSVTSYETVVPQDSMAMERYLGSGAIKGIGAALAARIVRRFKDDTLRIVEEEPERLAEIKGISEKKAREIAAQVSEKADMRKAMMFLQQYGISLSLGAKIFNQYGQEMYGILRENPYKMAEDIDGVGFKMADEIAARIGIHTDSDYRIRSGLLYILLQATAEGHVFLPQRILLERASALLGVAAPYMEKHIMDLAIDRKIVMKETPLSEGVQPEPVIYASQYYQLELHVAQMLKELALEDTVDEARMETQLARLEKNGNVQLDEKQRQAVVEAVKNGLLVITGGPGTGKTTTINAIIRYYELEGLDICLAAPTGRAAKRMTETTGYEARTIHRLLELSGMPDDSSASIHFERNAQNPLEADVVIIDEMSMVDIFLMHALLLAITPGTRLILVGDVNQLPSVGPGSVLKDIIRSGKFPVVELVKIFRQASQSDIVVNAHKINRGVPVVLDNKSMDFFFLKRYDANVIISVVITLIQKKLPKFVDATPYDIQVLTPMRKGLLGVERLNGILQQYLNPPSPEKKEKEHGNGLFREGDKVMQIKNNYQTEWEVRGKYGIPVEKGVGVFNGDTGILREINTFAETLTVEFDEGRFVEYAFKQLDELELAYAITIHKSQGSEYPAVVIPLLGGPRMLMNRNLLYTAVTRARKCVTLVGDENTFWEMEKNQMEQSRYTTLDLRIKESF, from the coding sequence ATGGAAGAAACCATAGAAGGATATGTGGACCATATTATCTTCCGGAATGAGGACAATGGGTACACGGTTATGGTTGTGATCGCTGAGGAGGAAGAGCTGACCTGTGTGGGCAGTTTCCAGTATCTGAGTGAAGGGGAAACCATCAAAGCCTATGGACATTATACAGAGCATCCGTCCTATGGCAGACAGTTCTCCGTCACCTCCTATGAGACCGTAGTGCCCCAGGACTCCATGGCTATGGAACGTTACCTGGGTTCCGGTGCCATCAAGGGAATTGGTGCAGCTCTGGCAGCCAGGATCGTCAGACGCTTCAAGGATGACACACTGCGTATTGTGGAGGAGGAACCTGAGCGGCTGGCAGAAATAAAAGGGATCAGTGAAAAAAAAGCAAGGGAGATCGCAGCACAGGTATCTGAGAAAGCAGACATGCGCAAGGCCATGATGTTTCTCCAGCAATACGGCATATCCCTGTCACTGGGAGCTAAGATATTCAATCAATACGGACAAGAGATGTACGGCATATTAAGGGAGAATCCCTATAAGATGGCTGAGGATATAGACGGAGTGGGATTTAAGATGGCAGATGAGATCGCTGCCAGGATCGGAATTCACACAGATTCCGACTACCGTATCCGAAGCGGTCTTCTATACATATTACTGCAGGCAACTGCAGAAGGGCATGTGTTCCTTCCACAGCGTATTCTGCTGGAACGGGCATCTGCCCTTTTGGGCGTTGCAGCCCCCTATATGGAAAAACATATTATGGATCTGGCTATAGACAGAAAGATTGTAATGAAAGAAACTCCACTCAGCGAGGGTGTACAGCCCGAGCCTGTTATCTACGCCAGCCAGTATTATCAGCTTGAGCTGCATGTGGCTCAGATGCTGAAAGAACTGGCATTGGAGGACACTGTGGATGAGGCCAGGATGGAAACACAGCTTGCCAGGCTTGAAAAGAACGGAAACGTCCAGCTGGATGAAAAACAGCGCCAGGCAGTCGTAGAGGCTGTGAAAAACGGCCTCCTGGTCATCACCGGGGGTCCCGGTACCGGAAAGACGACCACGATCAATGCGATCATCCGTTACTATGAGCTGGAAGGTCTGGATATCTGCCTGGCGGCCCCTACGGGAAGGGCGGCAAAGCGTATGACAGAGACCACAGGTTATGAGGCCAGAACCATACACAGGCTGCTGGAACTGAGCGGGATGCCGGATGATTCCTCAGCCAGTATCCATTTTGAAAGAAACGCACAGAATCCGCTGGAGGCGGATGTAGTTATCATTGACGAAATGTCCATGGTGGACATTTTTCTTATGCACGCACTGCTCCTGGCCATTACGCCGGGTACCCGCCTGATCCTGGTGGGAGATGTGAACCAGCTTCCAAGCGTAGGACCGGGAAGTGTACTCAAAGACATTATCCGTTCCGGAAAATTTCCGGTTGTAGAGCTGGTCAAGATTTTCCGTCAGGCTTCCCAGAGTGATATTGTAGTGAACGCACACAAGATCAACCGGGGTGTCCCTGTTGTCCTGGATAACAAGAGTATGGATTTCTTCTTTCTGAAACGGTATGATGCCAATGTGATCATCAGCGTTGTCATTACCCTGATACAGAAGAAGCTGCCCAAATTTGTGGATGCCACTCCCTATGACATTCAGGTCCTGACTCCTATGCGGAAAGGCCTTCTGGGTGTTGAGCGGCTCAATGGTATCCTGCAGCAGTATCTGAATCCCCCATCCCCTGAAAAAAAAGAAAAAGAACACGGCAATGGCCTGTTCCGTGAGGGAGATAAGGTCATGCAGATTAAGAACAATTACCAGACCGAGTGGGAGGTCCGGGGCAAATACGGCATTCCCGTGGAAAAAGGCGTGGGTGTCTTTAACGGGGATACGGGAATCCTGCGGGAGATCAATACCTTTGCAGAAACTCTGACCGTGGAGTTTGATGAGGGGCGTTTTGTGGAGTATGCCTTTAAACAGTTAGATGAGCTGGAACTGGCGTATGCTATTACTATCCACAAATCACAGGGAAGCGAATATCCTGCAGTGGTCATACCGCTGCTTGGAGGCCCCAGGATGCTGATGAACAGGAATCTTCTCTACACGGCAGTGACCAGGGCCAGAAAGTGCGTAACACTGGTAGGAGATGAAAATACTTTTTGGGAAATGGAAAAAAACCAGATGGAACAAAGCCGTTATACCACTCTGGATCTGCGGATAAAGGAAAGCTTCTAG
- a CDS encoding ComF family protein, translated as MGNGKKPDGTKPLYHSGSADKGKLLVSFALDLVYPRRCPVCHDIAVPRGRAICRECLDKLVPIHGPRCFKCSKPLSDREAEFCYDCASKKHSYDLGISIFPYGSVLSQSLYQLKYHQRQEYGRFYGRYAAAFAGEQIRLWGPEVLIPVPLHPKRMEKRGYNQAEIIAGEIGRILQIPLDTKTVLRKVNTKPQKELNDKERRSNLRSAFAVTQPKLPWKKILIVDDIYTTGSTVDGVSLALKAAGAEQVYFLTIAIGTGFC; from the coding sequence TTGGGAAATGGAAAAAAACCAGATGGAACAAAGCCGTTATACCACTCTGGATCTGCGGATAAAGGAAAGCTTCTAGTTTCCTTTGCCCTTGATCTGGTCTATCCCAGGCGCTGCCCTGTCTGCCATGACATTGCAGTCCCCAGGGGAAGGGCCATATGCCGGGAATGCCTGGATAAACTTGTGCCCATACATGGGCCGCGCTGTTTCAAGTGCTCTAAGCCGCTTTCCGACCGTGAGGCGGAGTTCTGCTATGACTGTGCATCAAAAAAACATTCTTATGACCTAGGAATCAGTATTTTTCCTTACGGCTCCGTTCTTTCACAATCCCTGTATCAGTTAAAATATCACCAAAGGCAGGAATACGGACGTTTTTACGGACGCTATGCCGCGGCCTTTGCAGGGGAACAGATCCGCCTGTGGGGCCCAGAGGTGCTGATCCCTGTTCCGCTCCATCCCAAAAGGATGGAAAAGAGAGGATATAACCAGGCAGAAATAATCGCAGGGGAGATTGGCAGGATACTGCAGATTCCTTTAGACACAAAAACGGTTCTCAGGAAAGTCAACACAAAACCGCAGAAAGAACTGAATGACAAGGAGAGGAGAAGTAATCTGCGCAGTGCTTTCGCTGTGACGCAGCCAAAGCTTCCATGGAAAAAAATACTAATTGTTGATGACATCTACACCACAGGAAGTACTGTGGACGGTGTAAGCCTTGCACTGAAAGCTGCCGGTGCAGAGCAGGTATACTTTTTAACCATAGCCATAGGCACAGGTTTCTGTTGA
- the cdaA gene encoding diadenylate cyclase CdaA, which yields MGNFTTILKEYLGKMTLPRIAWIDIIEILLIAVFVYQFMLWVRNTRAYSLLKGILIVLAFIFIAFLLKMNTILWLVYNAGGYAITAILVIFQPELRKALEELGHKKIVSNILPFDNGKKEDSGRFSDRTLNEIVRASFEMGEVKTGALIVIEEETGLNEFARTGIYLDSLVTSQLMINIFEHNTPLHDGAVIIRGDRIVAATCYLPLSDNMELNKNLGTRHRAGVGISEVSDSITIIVSEETGRVSVAHHGRLIVGVNRDELKAILLKEQNANAEKQKRKIWKGWVKNEEKSDE from the coding sequence ATGGGGAATTTTACAACAATTTTAAAAGAGTATCTGGGTAAGATGACACTTCCCCGTATAGCCTGGATTGATATTATTGAGATTCTGCTGATAGCTGTTTTTGTTTATCAGTTCATGCTGTGGGTGAGAAATACCCGGGCGTATTCTTTGCTGAAAGGAATCCTGATTGTCCTGGCGTTTATCTTCATCGCGTTCCTTTTAAAGATGAATACCATTCTCTGGCTGGTCTATAATGCAGGTGGTTATGCGATCACAGCCATACTGGTTATTTTTCAGCCGGAACTCCGTAAGGCTTTGGAGGAGTTAGGACATAAAAAGATCGTGAGCAACATTCTTCCGTTTGACAACGGGAAAAAAGAGGACAGCGGAAGATTCAGTGACCGTACATTAAATGAAATTGTGCGTGCCAGCTTTGAAATGGGAGAGGTCAAGACAGGGGCCTTGATCGTGATCGAGGAGGAGACAGGATTAAACGAGTTTGCCAGAACGGGTATTTACCTGGATTCTCTGGTGACAAGTCAGCTTATGATCAATATCTTTGAGCATAATACGCCTCTTCATGATGGTGCTGTTATAATCAGAGGAGACCGTATAGTTGCAGCGACCTGTTATCTGCCGCTTTCAGATAATATGGAACTGAATAAAAATCTTGGGACCAGACATCGCGCAGGTGTGGGGATCAGTGAGGTCAGTGACTCTATTACGATTATTGTCTCAGAAGAAACCGGCCGGGTATCCGTAGCCCACCATGGCAGGCTTATTGTAGGGGTAAACAGGGATGAACTCAAAGCAATCTTGTTAAAGGAGCAGAATGCCAACGCAGAGAAACAGAAACGCAAAATATGGAAGGGATGGGTGAAGAATGAAGAAAAGTCTGATGAATAA
- a CDS encoding CdaR family protein: protein MKKSLMNKFTLKILSLLIAILIWLLVMNIENPSITQTYMDIPVTFVNESYIESMNNIALMVDGKDSVNVRIRAANETIKKLSKENITAVADLTQIIDMDSDPIMVPVTVTCAGVEDEDIEVTPKNIPIKIDQRKSLDRIISTELIGESKPDNNYEVGKITANPEKINIVGPKSIIEKIDSVTAQVNVDGMATSGEREATLKIYDKNHDELSEKQMSYLKFDVPSTTVQVYVELWRMLKDVTIDVSNAYVGIPQNGYQVDSVSSTPSEISIVGSEEALQKFTVNGNKLTIPQSDERDISGKSSDCEFSVDLAELLPKDIKLATGVNETALLTVKILPLNSKEYNISTNEMKVENSPANMNVVMDKVEVLVRVEGKEEDLDKLDKSQIHLSIDLKSYTAAGEYEVPVKIEVPDGYQVVDEINVKVTLTDANTNVVTQK, encoded by the coding sequence ATGAAGAAAAGTCTGATGAATAAATTTACCTTGAAAATCCTTTCTCTGCTGATAGCCATATTGATCTGGCTGCTGGTCATGAATATAGAGAACCCTTCCATCACCCAGACATACATGGATATACCGGTTACATTTGTCAATGAGTCTTATATAGAAAGTATGAATAACATTGCACTTATGGTGGATGGAAAAGACTCTGTAAATGTCCGTATCCGGGCTGCAAATGAAACCATCAAGAAACTGAGCAAAGAGAATATTACGGCCGTGGCTGATCTGACACAGATCATTGACATGGATTCTGATCCTATTATGGTACCGGTTACGGTAACGTGTGCGGGAGTCGAGGATGAGGATATAGAAGTGACTCCTAAGAACATTCCCATCAAAATAGATCAACGAAAAAGTCTTGACCGTATTATCAGTACGGAACTCATAGGGGAATCAAAGCCCGACAATAATTACGAGGTTGGAAAGATAACTGCCAATCCGGAAAAGATCAATATTGTAGGGCCAAAATCTATTATTGAAAAAATAGACAGTGTGACAGCTCAGGTAAATGTGGACGGGATGGCTACAAGCGGTGAGCGGGAGGCTACCTTAAAGATATATGATAAAAACCACGATGAATTGAGCGAAAAGCAGATGTCTTATCTTAAATTCGATGTGCCCAGCACTACAGTTCAGGTCTATGTTGAATTATGGAGAATGTTGAAAGATGTTACAATTGATGTCTCCAATGCATACGTGGGAATCCCGCAGAATGGTTACCAGGTAGATTCGGTGTCATCAACACCGAGTGAGATCAGTATAGTGGGTTCAGAAGAGGCGCTGCAGAAATTCACTGTAAACGGAAACAAACTGACAATTCCTCAATCGGATGAGAGAGATATTTCGGGTAAGTCCTCTGATTGCGAATTCTCAGTTGATTTGGCAGAACTTTTACCAAAGGATATAAAACTTGCTACAGGCGTAAATGAAACAGCTCTTTTAACAGTAAAGATACTTCCGCTGAATAGTAAAGAATATAACATTTCCACAAATGAAATGAAAGTTGAAAATAGTCCGGCCAATATGAATGTGGTTATGGACAAAGTGGAAGTGCTGGTTCGGGTTGAGGGAAAAGAGGAAGATTTGGATAAACTGGATAAGAGTCAAATACATCTCAGTATTGATCTGAAATCTTATACAGCAGCCGGCGAATACGAGGTACCAGTTAAAATTGAAGTGCCGGATGGATATCAGGTGGTTGATGAAATCAATGTGAAGGTCACTTTGACAGATGCCAACACAAATGTTGTAACTCAGAAATAG
- a CDS encoding HPr family phosphocarrier protein: MVSQKVKVNNLIGLHLRPAGRLCSEAMQFKSLITFSYNNVTANAKSVLSVLGACVKGGDEIELVCEGEDEEEALKHLVYILEEGLQE; encoded by the coding sequence ATGGTAAGTCAGAAAGTAAAAGTAAATAATTTGATCGGACTGCATTTAAGACCGGCAGGCCGTCTCTGCAGTGAAGCCATGCAGTTCAAATCACTGATTACCTTCAGTTATAATAATGTAACCGCAAATGCAAAAAGTGTCCTCAGTGTTCTTGGCGCATGTGTGAAAGGGGGAGATGAAATTGAACTGGTATGCGAAGGGGAAGATGAGGAAGAGGCATTAAAACATCTGGTATATATTCTGGAGGAAGGTTTACAGGAATAA
- a CDS encoding AzlC family ABC transporter permease has translation MHNNMKEGLKDGIPIALGYFSVSFTFGMLAVNSGMAPLHAVLISLFNLTSAGQFAGLNVILSGASLLEMALTQFVINMRYALMSLSLSQKFDKCVKTRHRLLIAYGNTDEIFAVASSKRGSVGQYYMYGLICLPVLGWVGGTLTGAIASTVMPAFVRSALGVALYGMFIAIVVPPAKKESTVRTVVFIALALSSMFYYLPVLKQISSGFMIIICTLLAAGIGAVLFPIKEDLEA, from the coding sequence ATGCATAATAACATGAAAGAAGGCCTGAAAGATGGTATCCCTATCGCACTGGGGTATTTTTCTGTCAGTTTCACATTTGGCATGCTGGCAGTGAACAGCGGTATGGCACCTCTTCACGCGGTGCTGATTTCCCTTTTTAATCTCACATCCGCAGGGCAGTTTGCCGGTTTGAATGTGATCCTTTCGGGGGCATCGCTGCTGGAAATGGCATTGACGCAGTTTGTTATCAACATGAGGTATGCGCTTATGTCCCTTTCTTTATCCCAAAAGTTTGACAAGTGTGTCAAGACGCGCCACAGGCTTCTTATCGCATATGGAAATACGGATGAGATATTCGCAGTGGCAAGTTCAAAGAGGGGAAGTGTGGGGCAGTATTATATGTATGGTCTGATCTGCCTGCCGGTATTGGGATGGGTAGGAGGAACGCTTACAGGAGCCATAGCAAGTACGGTTATGCCCGCATTTGTGCGCAGCGCTTTGGGGGTGGCACTCTACGGAATGTTTATCGCCATTGTGGTGCCTCCGGCAAAAAAGGAATCCACAGTGAGGACTGTAGTGTTTATTGCCCTGGCACTGAGTAGTATGTTTTACTATCTTCCGGTATTAAAACAAATCTCCAGCGGATTCATGATCATTATCTGCACGCTGCTTGCAGCAGGCATCGGCGCTGTTTTATTTCCCATCAAGGAGGATTTGGAGGCATGA
- a CDS encoding AzlD domain-containing protein, giving the protein MIYAYIFVMAGVTYLIRMLPLTLIQKKISNVYIRSFLYYVPYACLTAMTFPAILYATESPVSAFAGLAVAVFFAMKEKSLVMVACFSCIGVFITERVLELLCV; this is encoded by the coding sequence ATGATCTATGCGTATATTTTTGTTATGGCAGGTGTGACCTATTTGATCCGTATGCTGCCGCTTACATTGATCCAGAAGAAAATTTCTAATGTTTACATACGTTCTTTTTTATACTATGTCCCTTATGCATGCCTGACGGCCATGACATTTCCGGCAATTTTATATGCAACCGAGTCCCCGGTATCTGCCTTTGCAGGTCTGGCCGTGGCAGTATTTTTCGCTATGAAGGAGAAAAGCCTTGTGATGGTTGCATGTTTTTCCTGTATCGGCGTGTTTATCACAGAGCGGGTTTTGGAATTATTGTGTGTATAG